A single region of the Vibrio cyclitrophicus genome encodes:
- a CDS encoding IS5 family transposase codes for MPKPRYKTTNWKQYNQSLINRGSLTFWIDEEAISGWAQSKQNKRGRPRRFSDLAITTALMVKRVFSMPLRALQGFIDSIFRLAHVPLSCPHYTCISRRAKQVEVSFKTKTRGAIQHLAIDATGLKVYGEGEWKVKKHGTDGKRRVWRKLHIAVDTSTHEIIAAELSLSTVTDGEVLPNLLKQTRRSILEVSGDGAYDTRACHTAIKIKGAIALVPPREGAAFWERGHPRNLAVGCQKLYGSNKYWKERYGYHKRSLSETAMYRVKQLLGGRLSLRNYNAQVGETYAMIKALNKLTGLGMPETCRID; via the coding sequence ATGCCTAAACCTCGTTATAAAACAACCAACTGGAAGCAATACAATCAATCACTCATTAACCGTGGCTCTCTGACCTTTTGGATTGATGAAGAGGCGATAAGCGGCTGGGCGCAAAGCAAACAGAATAAGCGTGGGAGACCACGTCGGTTCAGTGATTTAGCTATTACGACAGCACTCATGGTGAAACGAGTTTTTTCTATGCCACTGAGAGCGCTTCAAGGATTTATCGACTCGATATTTAGGTTAGCCCATGTGCCGCTAAGTTGTCCGCATTACACCTGCATCAGCCGTAGAGCCAAGCAAGTTGAGGTCTCATTTAAGACTAAAACGAGAGGAGCGATACAACACCTAGCCATTGATGCAACTGGCCTTAAGGTTTATGGCGAAGGTGAATGGAAAGTCAAAAAACACGGGACGGATGGCAAGCGTAGAGTCTGGCGAAAGCTTCATATTGCCGTCGATACAAGCACTCATGAGATCATTGCCGCCGAGCTAAGTTTATCAACGGTTACAGATGGCGAAGTACTCCCGAACCTGCTGAAACAAACACGCCGAAGTATCCTTGAGGTGTCTGGTGATGGCGCTTACGACACAAGAGCGTGTCACACTGCTATTAAGATTAAGGGAGCCATTGCGCTTGTTCCCCCAAGAGAAGGGGCAGCCTTCTGGGAGCGTGGTCATCCTCGAAATCTCGCCGTGGGTTGCCAGAAGTTATACGGCTCAAATAAGTATTGGAAAGAGCGGTATGGATACCACAAACGTTCATTGTCAGAAACAGCGATGTATCGAGTTAAACAGTTGCTAGGAGGACGATTGAGCTTAAGAAATTACAATGCCCAGGTGGGTGAAACTTACGCGATGATAAAAGCGTTGAACAAGCTTACTGGGTTAGGTATGCCTGAAACTTGTCGTATTGATTAA
- a CDS encoding IS66 family insertion sequence element accessory protein TnpB has translation MAKRRTNLEWQTLFEQYESSNITQRAFCEQHRLSLSTLFAKRRQLQTANQSESVGFVRAEIVEKTTKYQAQIATANMTLLVNDVELSIPQGTPATYLAELIGALS, from the coding sequence ATGGCAAAACGACGCACCAATCTAGAATGGCAAACACTGTTTGAACAATATGAAAGCAGCAATATTACACAGCGTGCTTTTTGCGAACAACATAGACTGAGTTTATCCACGCTCTTCGCCAAGCGGCGTCAACTCCAAACAGCAAACCAATCGGAATCTGTCGGATTTGTTAGAGCCGAAATCGTCGAAAAGACAACGAAGTATCAGGCGCAGATAGCTACGGCTAACATGACACTGCTCGTCAATGATGTGGAGTTGAGCATTCCTCAAGGCACGCCAGCGACCTATCTTGCTGAACTCATTGGAGCGTTGTCATGA
- a CDS encoding IS5 family transposase translates to MPKPRYKTTNWKQYNQSLINRGSLTFWIDEEAISGWAQSKQNKRGRPRRFSDLAITTALMVKRVFSMPLRALQGFIDSIFRLAHVPLSCPHYTCISRRAKQVEVSFKTKTRGAIQHLAIDATGLKVYGEGEWKVKKHGTDGKRRVWRKLHIAVDTNTHEIVAAELSLSTVTDGEVLPNLLKQTRRSILEVSGDGAYDTRACHAAIKIKGAIALIPPREGAAFWERGHPRNLAVGCQKLYGSNKYWKERYGYHKRSLSETAMYRVKQLLGGKLSLRNYNAQVGETYAMIKALNKLTRLGMPKTCRID, encoded by the coding sequence ATGCCTAAGCCTCGTTACAAAACAACCAACTGGAAGCAATACAACCAATCACTCATTAACCGTGGTTCTCTGACCTTTTGGATTGATGAAGAAGCAATAAGCGGGTGGGCACAAAGCAAACAGAATAAGCGCGGGAGGCCGCGTCGGTTCAGTGATTTAGCTATCACGACAGCACTCATGGTCAAACGAGTTTTTTCTATGCCATTGAGAGCGCTTCAAGGATTTATCGACTCGATATTTAGGCTAGCCCATGTACCGTTAAGTTGTCCGCATTACACCTGCATCAGTCGTAGAGCCAAGCAAGTTGAGGTTTCATTTAAGACTAAAACGAGAGGAGCGATACAGCATCTAGCCATTGATGCTACTGGCCTTAAGGTTTATGGCGAAGGTGAATGGAAAGTCAAAAAACACGGTACGGATGGCAAGCGTAGAGTCTGGCGAAAGCTTCATATTGCCGTCGATACCAACACTCATGAGATCGTTGCCGCCGAGCTAAGTTTATCGACGGTTACAGATGGAGAGGTACTCCCGAACTTACTGAAACAAACACGCCGAAGTATCCTTGAGGTGTCTGGTGATGGCGCTTACGACACGAGAGCGTGTCACGCTGCTATTAAGATTAAGGGAGCTATTGCGCTTATTCCTCCAAGAGAAGGGGCAGCCTTCTGGGAGCGTGGTCACCCTCGAAATCTCGCCGTGGGTTGCCAGAAATTATACGGCTCAAATAAGTATTGGAAAGAGCGGTATGGATACCACAAACGTTCACTCTCAGAAACAGCGATGTATCGAGTTAAACAGTTGCTAGGAGGGAAACTGAGCTTAAGAAATTACAATGCCCAGGTGGGTGAAACTTACGCGATGATAAAAGCGTTGAACAAGCTTACTAGGTTAGGTATGCCTAAAACTTGTCGTATTGACTAA
- a CDS encoding methyl-accepting chemotaxis protein, whose amino-acid sequence MNLTDKERSWLNWFGVTGKLAMRRACFLNRSRTRELEQAFESIAHTRVKLLHNWVKNQWDFLEDSAVYLASRNEEQAEDTLASLLKRSSDFSELAIIDGKGIAQASSFQEHVGVTIGDRKAISNAKQRYLHGPYMDSRTLNVGASSSSFHDQVTLMFYVPFSRDDNTQQFLCGRVPNDVISDIIQREAGHIYSESGDNYIFMVDSIHDPHIQPGVALSRSRFEDNTFSHGENLKQGISTDWGTVKIKQHTEFEIRFTDPATNQLHPGVRETIKNGSNLFVGYPGYSDYRHIPVIGKGLIFQLDGSPDTFGMMCESDLEEVYRDRSLSYTLSKHFIGCMSLPIFIPLLLSNLYSLPPYLQSGLMFACAIVSLGLFRWISAKPLANKVHEMTGVMQTLAEGDGNLSRRLNPTTFSHNELGNLGRWTNSFIDNLDSTVSDLIHASHEVREVSESMFRRSVVMNQTSDEASQALSNMLQLSQYQQSEITHASVSATQMDTVMKQAVLNAEKEYNQSVEGMEIVRNIVESSANSVNEVNNEMSKVSDIIDIITDITAQTNLLALNAAIESARAGEHGRGFSVVASEVRTLADRTSQAANHISDLMKELHSKSRSAVESMERGVENVSKGNLTVDSNARSEQIQAAVSDLFTTMSNLDENSQKNGQTADKAQRSISDLQLSTKQLARRVSLMGNALSRLDQLIGRFEVSRKVA is encoded by the coding sequence ATGAACCTGACGGACAAGGAACGCAGTTGGCTTAATTGGTTTGGTGTGACAGGTAAACTGGCAATGCGAAGAGCCTGTTTTCTAAATCGAAGTAGAACAAGAGAGCTTGAGCAAGCATTTGAAAGCATCGCTCACACTCGCGTTAAACTGCTTCACAATTGGGTCAAGAATCAATGGGATTTCCTAGAGGACTCTGCTGTTTATTTAGCGAGTCGAAATGAAGAGCAAGCTGAGGATACGTTAGCGAGCCTGCTCAAACGCAGTTCGGATTTTTCTGAGTTAGCGATCATTGATGGCAAAGGCATCGCACAAGCTTCGAGTTTTCAAGAGCATGTGGGTGTTACTATCGGAGATAGAAAAGCAATATCAAATGCAAAGCAGCGCTATCTACACGGTCCGTATATGGACTCGCGCACTTTGAATGTAGGAGCATCGAGCTCTTCGTTTCATGACCAAGTCACATTGATGTTTTATGTGCCGTTCTCTCGAGACGATAACACACAGCAGTTCTTGTGTGGCAGAGTGCCCAATGATGTGATTAGCGATATCATTCAACGAGAAGCTGGGCATATTTACAGTGAGTCGGGTGATAACTATATCTTTATGGTGGACTCGATTCATGATCCACATATTCAGCCAGGTGTTGCTCTATCTCGCTCTCGTTTTGAAGATAACACTTTTTCTCATGGTGAGAATTTAAAGCAAGGAATCAGTACTGACTGGGGAACGGTCAAGATTAAACAACACACTGAGTTCGAAATTCGCTTTACCGATCCGGCCACTAATCAACTTCATCCAGGGGTTAGGGAAACCATTAAAAATGGCAGTAACCTGTTTGTTGGATACCCCGGTTATTCAGACTACCGTCATATACCGGTTATTGGAAAAGGGCTTATCTTTCAGCTAGACGGATCTCCAGACACCTTTGGGATGATGTGTGAATCTGATTTGGAAGAAGTCTATAGAGACCGAAGCTTGAGTTATACCCTATCTAAGCATTTTATCGGATGTATGTCGTTACCCATCTTTATTCCGTTATTGCTCTCCAACCTTTATTCACTTCCGCCTTACTTACAAAGTGGCCTTATGTTCGCTTGCGCAATAGTGAGCTTAGGCCTATTCAGATGGATCAGCGCCAAACCGTTAGCGAATAAAGTTCATGAGATGACAGGGGTTATGCAAACCTTAGCCGAAGGCGATGGCAACTTAAGTCGCAGACTCAACCCAACCACATTCAGTCATAATGAACTTGGTAATTTGGGGCGGTGGACTAACAGCTTCATAGATAATTTAGACAGTACGGTGAGTGACTTGATTCATGCGAGCCACGAAGTCAGAGAAGTCTCGGAATCGATGTTTCGTCGCAGTGTGGTAATGAACCAAACTAGCGACGAGGCATCACAGGCGTTAAGTAATATGCTGCAATTGAGTCAGTATCAACAGAGTGAAATTACTCATGCGAGTGTCTCGGCAACGCAAATGGATACGGTTATGAAGCAAGCCGTTCTTAATGCGGAGAAAGAATACAATCAATCGGTTGAAGGTATGGAGATTGTTCGGAATATCGTAGAAAGCTCGGCGAACAGTGTGAATGAGGTGAATAATGAAATGTCCAAAGTGTCTGACATTATAGACATCATTACTGACATTACCGCGCAGACTAATCTTTTAGCCTTGAATGCGGCCATCGAGTCGGCAAGAGCAGGTGAACACGGGAGAGGATTCTCTGTCGTCGCTTCTGAAGTCAGAACTCTGGCTGACCGCACCTCACAAGCCGCTAATCATATTAGTGACCTAATGAAAGAGCTGCATAGTAAGTCTCGTAGTGCTGTTGAGTCTATGGAGCGAGGCGTTGAGAATGTGAGTAAAGGAAACTTAACAGTAGACTCAAACGCTCGCAGTGAACAAATTCAAGCGGCGGTGAGTGATCTCTTCACGACAATGTCTAATCTAGATGAAAACAGTCAGAAAAATGGACAAACGGCAGATAAAGCCCAACGTTCAATATCTGACTTGCAACTGTCTACCAAGCAACTCGCACGTCGAGTTTCTTTGATGGGCAATGCACTGAGCCGTTTAGACCAATTGATAGGACGCTTTGAAGTGAGCCGAAAGGTGGCATAG
- a CDS encoding histone deacetylase, with translation MIPLIYHPIYSQLPLPEGHRYPINKYQLLHSAVEALMDSEPLWKSKFEVFQPAPVSVEQVKQVHDSEYVDLLVSGNLPAAKMRRIGFPWSEQLIERTLYSSGGTCLAAEMAIESGLAIHLSGGYHHAHHDFGSGFCLLNDLVLAAKHALTFEHIDKVLIVDSDVHHGDGTATLCQDSEEIITLSFHCDKNFPARKPLSDLDVPLSRETKDEEFLRCFEQVTKLAIAHHQPDLIIYDAGIDIHQDDELGYLNVSTDGIFERDCLMIGLAKSESIPMACVVGGGYRTQHQDLVPIHMQLLKAAYEIYG, from the coding sequence ATGATTCCTTTAATTTACCACCCAATCTATTCGCAACTGCCTTTACCTGAAGGTCATCGTTATCCGATTAACAAATATCAGTTGTTACACAGTGCTGTTGAGGCGCTAATGGATAGCGAACCCTTGTGGAAGAGCAAGTTTGAAGTGTTCCAACCAGCGCCCGTTTCGGTTGAGCAAGTAAAACAGGTACACGATAGCGAGTATGTGGATTTGCTTGTTTCTGGAAACCTGCCTGCGGCAAAGATGAGGCGTATCGGCTTTCCGTGGAGTGAACAACTTATTGAAAGAACGCTCTATTCCAGCGGAGGAACTTGTTTGGCCGCAGAAATGGCGATAGAGAGTGGTTTAGCTATTCATTTGAGTGGTGGCTACCATCACGCGCATCATGATTTTGGTAGTGGATTTTGTTTGTTGAACGATTTGGTTTTAGCGGCAAAACACGCGCTGACCTTTGAACATATCGATAAAGTACTTATCGTCGACAGCGATGTTCATCATGGTGATGGCACAGCGACTCTTTGCCAAGATAGCGAAGAGATTATCACTCTGTCTTTCCACTGTGATAAAAATTTTCCTGCACGTAAACCGCTATCCGATTTAGATGTGCCGCTAAGTCGTGAAACCAAAGATGAAGAATTTTTGCGTTGTTTTGAACAAGTCACTAAGTTAGCGATTGCTCACCATCAGCCTGATCTGATTATTTACGATGCGGGGATCGATATCCATCAAGACGATGAACTGGGCTATTTAAATGTGTCTACAGATGGGATATTTGAACGCGACTGCTTGATGATTGGTTTAGCGAAATCAGAATCCATTCCGATGGCGTGTGTTGTTGGCGGTGGCTATCGAACACAGCATCAAGATCTGGTTCCTATTCACATGCAATTATTGAAAGCAGCTTATGAAATTTATGGTTAA
- a CDS encoding SDR family oxidoreductase, whose amino-acid sequence MSVIFITGANRGIGLSLTQQYLKGNHKVYATYRDASSAKELLSLADHNSNLTCIQLEITDYQTVSQLPSQIPSIDILINNAGYYGPKGYGLGNTDVEEWRRVFEINTIAPLKLVEALLPVLEKSDVKKVACLSSRVGSMTENTSGGGYIYRSSKAALNSVVKSLSNDLTNNGFTVLALHPGWVQTEMGGPNALIDTDTSASGLIKVIESANTEVSGHFFNFDGTEINW is encoded by the coding sequence ATGAGCGTTATTTTTATTACTGGAGCGAACCGCGGCATTGGCTTAAGTTTGACTCAACAATACTTGAAAGGTAATCACAAGGTGTACGCTACTTACCGTGACGCCTCTTCGGCAAAAGAACTGCTCTCACTCGCAGACCACAACAGCAACCTAACCTGCATTCAGTTAGAAATAACCGATTACCAAACGGTGAGCCAACTTCCCTCTCAAATTCCGTCGATAGATATCTTGATTAACAATGCTGGCTACTATGGGCCAAAAGGTTACGGACTAGGTAATACCGATGTTGAAGAGTGGCGACGTGTTTTTGAAATCAACACGATTGCACCATTGAAGCTTGTCGAAGCGCTATTGCCTGTTCTAGAAAAAAGTGACGTGAAAAAAGTCGCTTGCTTGTCTTCTCGAGTAGGCAGCATGACAGAGAATACTTCTGGGGGAGGCTACATCTATCGTTCCTCTAAAGCGGCTCTTAACTCCGTTGTGAAGAGTTTAAGCAACGACCTAACCAATAATGGCTTTACCGTGTTAGCCCTGCACCCAGGTTGGGTACAGACCGAAATGGGTGGGCCAAACGCTCTCATCGACACCGACACTTCGGCATCTGGCCTTATCAAAGTCATCGAATCTGCCAATACCGAAGTAAGTGGTCACTTCTTCAATTTCGATGGCACCGAGATAAACTGGTAG
- a CDS encoding DUF3080 domain-containing protein, protein MNHRLLSNLLRRSPLVLLTVVLGGCFGEGPGDLFDDYQTKIARVQDADEIKENWEFESLPRKRELLLDVPPLSIGLIDSYQLRQCGLFNLIAERNSVLGKVADELRNYDYQVALLEGVGQCLANNELDTEIVELLKEIEQQKLAQFPLHQWNLIYASDAMQSQMRGSQWLRADIGDQVRQTSDALEHINQALNTSLVSGKTIEVQEVLEKSSTLGDLYYSLARASVELDTITKQLTTFDSNIICGKQRDTTKFRYLNNVFEQQYIDKVQPYMAQLDGYYQQLAPQLGMFDAQPELHSYYFPIQDAHQAFRASTRRHVDYWQQLFKRCGRKVGR, encoded by the coding sequence ATGAATCATCGCCTTCTTTCAAATTTACTGCGGCGTTCACCACTGGTTCTGTTAACCGTGGTGCTCGGTGGGTGTTTTGGGGAAGGCCCTGGAGACTTGTTTGACGACTACCAAACTAAAATAGCCAGAGTACAAGACGCTGACGAGATAAAAGAGAACTGGGAGTTTGAAAGCCTACCGAGAAAGCGAGAGCTGTTACTGGATGTACCTCCGCTCTCTATCGGGCTCATCGACAGCTATCAGCTTCGCCAATGTGGATTGTTCAACCTAATTGCCGAAAGAAACTCAGTACTAGGAAAAGTCGCGGACGAGTTACGCAATTACGATTATCAGGTCGCTCTATTGGAAGGTGTGGGGCAATGTTTAGCTAATAACGAGTTAGACACAGAGATCGTAGAATTACTAAAAGAAATAGAGCAACAGAAACTCGCACAGTTTCCGCTACATCAATGGAATCTCATCTACGCCAGTGATGCTATGCAGTCGCAAATGCGGGGTAGCCAGTGGTTACGTGCTGATATTGGCGATCAAGTGAGACAAACAAGCGACGCCCTAGAACATATCAATCAAGCGTTAAACACATCACTCGTTTCAGGCAAAACTATTGAGGTTCAAGAAGTTCTGGAGAAGAGTTCAACGCTTGGCGATTTGTACTACTCACTCGCTCGAGCCTCAGTTGAACTCGATACCATCACCAAACAACTCACCACCTTTGATTCCAACATCATCTGTGGGAAGCAACGAGACACAACCAAGTTTCGTTATCTCAACAATGTGTTCGAACAACAGTATATTGACAAGGTGCAGCCCTACATGGCGCAGCTAGATGGATACTATCAGCAGTTAGCCCCTCAACTAGGGATGTTTGACGCGCAGCCTGAACTCCACAGTTATTACTTTCCCATCCAAGATGCACATCAAGCTTTTCGAGCATCAACTCGTCGCCATGTCGACTATTGGCAACAGCTGTTTAAGCGTTGTGGCCGCAAGGTCGGACGTTAA
- a CDS encoding DNA topoisomerase III yields the protein MSRLIIAEKPSLGRAIAAALPNPQKKDQGFIKCGNGDVVTWCIGHLLEQVEPDAYDDRYKKWNLADLPIVPEQWQLRPRKTSSKQLTVIRKLLKDATQIVHAGDPDREGQLLVDEVIDYCKVSKAKKESMDRLLISDLNLPAVTRALSQMRSNRDFIPLSISALARSRADWLYGMNMTRAYTLLGQKAGYQGVLSVGRVQTPVLGLVVRRDEEIENFIPKDYFTLHALIPYQNNGQNFDIRARWKPSEACKPWQDEEGRVLNRKLVENVANRIANQPATVTESEQKQSKQAAPLPYSLSALQIDASKRFGMSAQQVLDTCQSLYEKHKLITYPRSDSRYLPKDHYSQRESVVDAIANNAKELQSGAQGADLSLKSKAWNDSKVDAHHAIIPTPKKSSVNGLSANEMKIYQQIARQYLMQFYPPAVFADAKLVFDIAGGVFIAKGRQLINPGWKVLMGKTDTEEKGDGTDTVPPLDKGTVLTCREGVIGDKKTEPPKHFTEATLLQAMTGIARFVANKDLKAILKETDGLGTEATRAGILDTLFKRQLLTRQGKSIHSSPAGRGLINALPEDSTFPDMTAHWEHQLQGMAERNQAYQPFMQALESKIDGLMGKVKTGEVPESLRHLPKVERPAFKRRKGGGAKKSYAKKGTYAKKGTKS from the coding sequence ATGTCTCGCCTTATTATTGCTGAAAAACCAAGCCTCGGCCGCGCGATCGCCGCCGCACTACCGAATCCACAGAAGAAAGACCAAGGGTTTATCAAATGTGGTAACGGGGATGTGGTGACTTGGTGTATTGGACACTTATTGGAGCAGGTTGAGCCAGACGCTTATGACGACCGTTATAAGAAATGGAACTTGGCCGATCTTCCTATCGTGCCAGAGCAATGGCAGCTAAGACCACGCAAGACTTCAAGCAAACAGCTCACGGTGATCCGAAAGCTATTGAAGGACGCCACTCAAATTGTTCACGCCGGAGACCCGGATAGAGAAGGGCAGTTGCTTGTTGATGAAGTGATCGATTACTGCAAAGTCTCTAAGGCTAAGAAAGAGTCGATGGACAGGCTACTGATCAGTGACTTGAACTTACCTGCCGTAACACGTGCGCTCTCTCAAATGCGCAGTAACCGCGACTTTATCCCACTGTCTATTTCTGCTCTAGCACGCTCTAGAGCCGATTGGCTGTATGGCATGAACATGACCCGAGCTTACACCTTGCTTGGTCAAAAGGCGGGTTACCAAGGCGTGTTGTCGGTAGGGCGAGTGCAGACGCCAGTGCTTGGCTTGGTGGTGAGACGTGATGAAGAGATCGAGAACTTCATCCCAAAAGATTACTTCACTCTGCACGCTTTGATCCCTTATCAAAACAACGGCCAGAACTTTGATATTCGAGCGCGTTGGAAACCAAGCGAAGCATGTAAACCATGGCAAGATGAAGAAGGCCGAGTGCTCAATCGAAAGCTGGTTGAGAACGTGGCTAACCGAATTGCGAATCAACCTGCAACCGTGACGGAATCAGAGCAGAAGCAAAGCAAACAAGCCGCGCCGCTTCCTTACTCGTTGTCAGCTTTACAGATTGATGCGTCTAAACGTTTTGGTATGAGTGCTCAGCAGGTGTTAGATACGTGTCAGTCGTTGTACGAGAAACACAAACTCATCACTTACCCACGTTCTGATAGCCGCTATTTACCGAAAGATCACTACTCACAACGAGAGTCGGTAGTAGATGCTATCGCTAACAATGCGAAAGAGCTGCAAAGTGGTGCTCAAGGTGCGGATCTTTCACTTAAATCAAAAGCATGGAACGACAGCAAGGTTGATGCTCACCACGCGATTATTCCTACTCCGAAGAAATCATCGGTGAATGGCTTGTCTGCCAATGAGATGAAAATCTATCAACAAATCGCCCGCCAATATCTAATGCAGTTCTACCCACCTGCGGTTTTTGCTGATGCCAAATTAGTATTTGATATCGCTGGTGGTGTGTTCATCGCAAAAGGGCGTCAGCTTATCAACCCGGGCTGGAAAGTGTTGATGGGGAAAACAGACACCGAAGAGAAAGGTGATGGAACTGATACGGTTCCACCGCTGGATAAAGGGACTGTGCTCACCTGTCGTGAGGGTGTGATTGGTGATAAAAAAACCGAGCCTCCAAAGCACTTCACAGAAGCGACACTGCTTCAAGCGATGACAGGTATCGCGCGTTTTGTTGCGAACAAAGACCTGAAAGCCATATTGAAAGAGACCGATGGCCTTGGAACAGAGGCGACTCGTGCAGGCATTCTAGATACTCTCTTTAAAAGGCAGCTACTAACGCGACAAGGTAAGAGCATACATAGTAGCCCTGCGGGGAGAGGTTTGATTAATGCCTTACCTGAGGACTCAACCTTTCCCGACATGACCGCTCACTGGGAGCACCAGTTGCAAGGTATGGCAGAACGAAATCAAGCATACCAACCTTTTATGCAAGCGCTGGAAAGCAAGATAGATGGTTTGATGGGCAAGGTAAAAACGGGAGAAGTTCCTGAATCACTCCGCCACCTTCCTAAAGTCGAAAGACCAGCGTTTAAACGTCGTAAAGGCGGTGGTGCGAAGAAGTCTTATGCCAAGAAAGGTACGTATGCTAAAAAGGGCACCAAAAGCTAA
- a CDS encoding NAD(P)H nitroreductase has translation MDALDLLLNRRSIAKLSDPAPEGVALENIIKAGLRAPDHGALTPWRFVIAQGSGLQKLSDILVRAAEADESEEAVIEKVKKAPFRAPMVITVIAKVTEHEKVPAIEQHLSAGCAAQAMQMAAVAQGFQGFWRSGKWMFHPEVHQAFGLEGDDEIVGFLYLGTPGCTPMKAPERDFSKFVEFL, from the coding sequence ATGGATGCTTTGGATCTATTGCTCAACAGACGCTCTATCGCAAAACTCTCTGATCCGGCACCTGAAGGTGTGGCGTTAGAAAACATCATCAAAGCAGGGCTGCGTGCTCCAGACCACGGTGCACTAACACCATGGCGCTTTGTTATCGCACAAGGTTCAGGCCTACAAAAGCTTTCTGACATCTTGGTTCGTGCTGCTGAAGCGGATGAAAGCGAAGAAGCGGTGATCGAGAAAGTAAAAAAAGCGCCGTTCCGAGCTCCGATGGTGATCACCGTGATTGCAAAAGTGACTGAGCACGAGAAAGTACCAGCGATTGAACAACACCTTTCTGCAGGTTGCGCTGCGCAAGCAATGCAAATGGCAGCCGTCGCTCAAGGCTTCCAAGGTTTTTGGCGCTCAGGTAAATGGATGTTCCACCCAGAAGTACATCAAGCTTTCGGCCTAGAAGGCGACGATGAAATAGTTGGTTTCCTATATTTGGGTACTCCGGGCTGTACGCCAATGAAAGCGCCAGAACGTGACTTCTCAAAGTTCGTCGAGTTCTTGTAA